A region from the Agrobacterium vitis genome encodes:
- a CDS encoding WGR domain-containing protein, with product MEKDATGLVHLHRIDTTQNMRRFYMLAIQPTLFGGASVIRNWGRIGSSGQTMVDTFDSEEDADTALARIERTKKRRGYISVQPSE from the coding sequence ATGGAAAAAGACGCAACTGGCCTGGTTCATCTTCACCGCATCGATACGACGCAGAACATGCGGCGCTTCTATATGCTTGCGATTCAGCCAACGCTCTTCGGCGGCGCCTCCGTCATTCGTAACTGGGGCCGGATTGGATCGAGCGGGCAGACAATGGTTGATACCTTCGATAGCGAAGAAGATGCGGATACGGCACTTGCACGCATCGAGCGCACAAAGAAGCGACGGGGCTATATCAGCGTTCAGCCCAGCGAATAG
- a CDS encoding HU family DNA-binding protein, whose translation MTTTNEIADKIASEQNLTKVQAKAIVESVFKQIADAAQAGTETSIPSFGKFKVKETPERDGRNPATGATIKIAASKKLTFTPGKAVKDALNG comes from the coding sequence ATGACCACCACCAACGAAATCGCCGACAAGATCGCGTCCGAACAGAACCTGACCAAGGTTCAGGCGAAGGCCATCGTCGAAAGCGTCTTCAAACAGATTGCGGACGCAGCCCAGGCTGGCACGGAAACATCCATCCCGTCCTTCGGCAAATTCAAGGTCAAGGAAACCCCGGAACGAGACGGACGCAATCCGGCGACGGGTGCTACGATCAAGATTGCGGCGTCTAAGAAGCTGACATTCACGCCAGGCAAGGCGGTAAAGGACGCGCTCAACGGCTGA
- the traC gene encoding conjugal transfer protein TraC → MKKPSSKIREEIARLQDQLKQAETREAERIGRIALKAGLGEIDIEEAELQSAFEEVAKRFRGGKGSATGKRQAGESRTGTEPSAALASGADEGGSGEA, encoded by the coding sequence ATGAAGAAACCATCATCGAAGATCAGGGAAGAAATCGCCAGATTGCAGGACCAGCTGAAACAGGCCGAAACACGCGAGGCCGAGCGCATCGGGCGGATTGCGCTAAAAGCTGGGCTTGGGGAAATCGACATCGAGGAGGCCGAGCTTCAGTCAGCCTTCGAGGAAGTCGCCAAACGGTTTCGTGGCGGCAAGGGCTCGGCGACCGGAAAGAGACAAGCCGGAGAGAGCCGGACCGGTACCGAGCCGTCCGCGGCGCTCGCGTCTGGCGCGGATGAAGGCGGGTCTGGCGAGGCTTGA
- a CDS encoding phospholipase D-like domain-containing protein, with protein MRYFEENNGLKVRAITGTRSILLAFDADRDTRNSLRGFSIRRSEYLKKPDGETVTSVKWLQSSKVFRTVEPKPKEKINGRFKIFRTDKHPIQKFFWSDYGAEPSTDYQYEIFPAYGPVGDLQLDKHRMIALKIRTEDEDDGKHGIWFNRGAIASQHYAREFGNIPPTEEEVLDLNNIKTRWLSRGLLEACLAYIKAPKKGEWLHACLYEFSYQPIIDAFDDALKRGVNVRIIYHATEANKKAIGTKLSGKDVLIERTRPTIPHNKFIVHSSKSDKPLALWTGSTNITMSGFLGQSNLGHLFRDPMLADRYKKYWDLLSKNPTGAPVRKETKTISPQPQEVVEPGSISPIFCARDDLAMLFWYGNRILDARDLAMFTVAFTVSPLLISALAQKRDCLRMLVMESRPPAELIAAFRKDGRDPMLTTSYGAVLGKKKIMITLPNGKKTTRTIDIKNFPLGEWFWREEHTRESGNIFFIHTKYLMIDPLSDDPLICTGSANFSANSLQNNDENMVLIRGNTRVADIYLTEFLRLHEHFYFRDAANSQAGKGKDAEGAFLEEIKDWTADDFLPGTYLNARREMFFRDAPGSWGEQAQARDPNESAVMAQQQALEDKRKAAEKRRAAKQS; from the coding sequence ATGCGGTATTTTGAGGAAAACAACGGCCTGAAGGTTCGCGCCATCACCGGCACGCGTTCGATCCTTCTAGCATTCGATGCCGATCGGGACACGCGAAATAGCCTGAGAGGATTTTCGATCCGCCGCTCCGAATATCTCAAGAAACCCGACGGCGAAACGGTTACAAGCGTGAAGTGGCTCCAGTCGAGCAAGGTGTTCAGGACGGTCGAACCCAAGCCGAAGGAGAAGATCAACGGAAGATTCAAGATCTTCCGGACGGACAAACACCCGATCCAGAAATTCTTCTGGTCGGATTATGGAGCGGAGCCGAGCACCGATTATCAGTACGAGATATTTCCCGCCTATGGTCCGGTAGGCGATCTTCAGCTTGATAAACATCGTATGATCGCGCTGAAAATCCGGACAGAAGACGAAGACGACGGCAAGCACGGAATCTGGTTCAATCGAGGAGCAATTGCGAGCCAGCATTATGCACGCGAGTTCGGCAATATCCCTCCGACAGAAGAAGAAGTGCTTGACCTCAACAATATCAAGACGCGGTGGCTCTCGCGTGGGCTACTCGAAGCCTGCCTTGCCTATATCAAGGCACCCAAGAAAGGGGAGTGGCTTCACGCCTGCCTCTACGAGTTCAGCTATCAGCCCATCATCGATGCTTTCGACGATGCGCTGAAGAGAGGCGTCAACGTTCGAATTATCTATCACGCCACCGAGGCGAACAAGAAGGCGATCGGCACGAAACTATCCGGCAAAGATGTCCTGATAGAACGGACACGACCTACCATTCCGCACAACAAATTCATCGTCCACTCTTCGAAATCCGACAAGCCACTGGCCCTCTGGACGGGCTCGACGAACATTACCATGTCGGGTTTTTTGGGACAGTCCAATCTTGGTCACCTGTTCCGCGATCCAATGCTGGCTGATCGTTACAAGAAATACTGGGATCTGCTATCGAAAAACCCGACAGGCGCACCGGTTAGAAAAGAAACGAAAACCATCTCGCCCCAACCGCAGGAGGTTGTTGAGCCCGGCTCAATCTCCCCGATCTTTTGCGCGCGCGACGATCTCGCAATGCTATTCTGGTATGGTAACAGGATTCTCGACGCACGCGACCTTGCGATGTTCACCGTCGCGTTCACTGTCAGCCCACTTCTGATCTCCGCTCTGGCGCAAAAGCGTGATTGCCTGCGCATGCTGGTGATGGAATCGCGTCCACCGGCAGAATTGATTGCGGCCTTTCGTAAAGACGGTCGTGACCCGATGTTGACCACCTCCTATGGGGCGGTGCTGGGCAAGAAGAAAATCATGATCACGCTGCCGAACGGGAAAAAGACCACCAGAACCATCGACATCAAAAATTTTCCGCTCGGGGAATGGTTCTGGCGCGAGGAACACACCCGTGAGAGCGGCAACATCTTTTTCATTCATACCAAATACCTGATGATCGACCCGCTATCTGATGATCCCCTGATCTGCACCGGATCAGCGAACTTCTCCGCCAACAGCCTTCAGAACAACGACGAGAACATGGTCCTGATCAGAGGCAATACCCGCGTCGCCGATATTTATCTGACGGAGTTCCTCAGGCTCCACGAACATTTCTATTTTCGGGACGCGGCCAATAGTCAGGCAGGCAAGGGAAAGGACGCAGAGGGCGCGTTTCTCGAAGAGATCAAAGACTGGACAGCAGATGATTTTCTCCCCGGAACCTATCTCAACGCACGGCGCGAGATGTTCTTCCGGGACGCTCCAGGTTCGTGGGGCGAGCAGGCACAAGCCCGCGATCCGAATGAATCCGCCGTCATGGCCCAGCAACAGGCGCTCGAGGACAAGCGGAAGGCCGCCGAGAAGCGACGAGCCGCCAAGCAAAGCTGA
- a CDS encoding DUF736 domain-containing protein, with product MAVIGEFTTNGNNSIIGNVRTLTVSMKARLNPIERVSRDAPDFRITAGNGVEVGAGWKVVSNDGEEYISVKLDDPSFNAPITAALWPGEKEGDYALIWNRPKREA from the coding sequence ATGGCAGTCATCGGCGAATTCACCACCAACGGCAACAACTCGATCATCGGCAACGTGCGCACGCTCACCGTCAGCATGAAGGCCCGCCTGAACCCCATCGAGCGCGTCTCGCGCGACGCTCCGGACTTCCGCATCACCGCCGGCAACGGCGTCGAGGTCGGCGCCGGCTGGAAGGTGGTCTCCAACGACGGCGAGGAATACATCTCGGTCAAGCTGGACGACCCGAGCTTCAACGCCCCGATCACCGCAGCCCTTTGGCCGGGCGAGAAGGAAGGCGACTACGCCCTCATCTGGAACCGCCCGAAGCGGGAGGCCTGA
- a CDS encoding zeta toxin family protein — MLLQKLEQPVFLIVAGPNGSGKSSVYANADLELEGRSVWIVNPDLLAARISEVEKEPLPEANLVAVQRIEAWIQSSIAVHKTIGVETVLSTDKYRRLVEAAEALGFAVWLFYTVLDSPERSIERIKLRVAKGGHDVPADKVRARYVRSLAQLPWFLERADRAWIWDNSGATPKLIGEKQDGIITLDENALSVISSAVQSIATE; from the coding sequence GTGCTCCTGCAAAAGCTTGAACAGCCCGTCTTTCTGATCGTCGCTGGACCGAACGGATCCGGCAAGAGTAGCGTCTACGCAAATGCGGATCTCGAATTGGAAGGGCGGTCCGTATGGATTGTCAATCCGGATCTTCTAGCCGCCCGGATCAGTGAAGTGGAGAAGGAGCCACTTCCCGAAGCCAACTTGGTTGCAGTTCAGCGCATCGAAGCGTGGATCCAGTCATCCATAGCCGTTCATAAAACAATCGGTGTCGAGACCGTATTATCGACGGATAAGTATCGGCGTCTGGTTGAGGCAGCTGAAGCTTTGGGATTTGCCGTATGGCTTTTCTACACCGTTTTGGACAGCCCGGAGCGGTCGATCGAGCGTATCAAACTTCGTGTTGCGAAGGGTGGGCATGACGTGCCTGCCGATAAGGTGCGTGCACGCTACGTAAGATCTCTCGCTCAACTCCCTTGGTTTCTCGAACGAGCTGACAGAGCCTGGATTTGGGACAACAGCGGTGCAACGCCAAAGCTGATCGGCGAAAAACAGGATGGTATCATTACTCTTGACGAGAATGCCCTTAGCGTCATCTCGTCTGCTGTGCAATCTATCGCGACTGAGTGA
- the traG gene encoding Ti-type conjugative transfer system protein TraG, which translates to MTVNRILLTVIPATIMIAAMMLMPGIERWLAAFGRTAQTKLMLGRIGLALPYITAAAIGTIFLFAANGAANIRAAGWGVVSGSVAAIFIAAIREAVRLASIAGNVPGGQSVFAYADPATMLGASVTFLAGVFALRVGLRGNAAFASSAPRRIRGKRAVHGEADWMKVQEAAKLFPDPGGIVVGERYRVDRDSVAAVSFRADDPSTWGAGGKSPLLCFDGSFGSSHGIVFAGSGGFKTTSVTVPTALKWGGSLVVLDPSSEVAPMVSEHRRKAGRKVIILDPSTSGVGFNALDWIGRHGSTKEEDIVAVATWIMTDNPRSASARDDFFRASAMQLLTALIADVWLSGHTDEQDQTLRRVRVNLSEPEPKLRARLTKIYEQSESDFVKENVSVFVNMTPETFSGVYANAVKETHWLSYPNYAALVSGDSFSTDDLAEGGTDIFIALDLKVLEAHPGLARVVIGSLLNAIYNRNGDVKGGALFLLDEVARLGYLRILETARDAGRKYGITLTMIFQSIGQMREAYGGRDATSKWFESASWISFAAINDPDTADYISKRCGDTTVEVDQTNRSSGMKGSSRSRSRQLSRRPLILPHEVLRMRADEQIVFTSGNPPLRCGRAIWFRREDMRTCVGENRFHRPAKAQTMLESRQADQK; encoded by the coding sequence GTGACGGTGAATAGAATTCTCCTCACCGTCATCCCGGCCACAATCATGATCGCCGCGATGATGCTCATGCCGGGGATCGAGCGATGGCTGGCGGCGTTCGGAAGGACAGCGCAGACAAAGCTGATGCTCGGGCGGATCGGTCTCGCCCTGCCCTACATCACAGCGGCTGCGATCGGCACGATCTTCCTGTTCGCGGCCAATGGCGCTGCGAACATCAGGGCGGCCGGGTGGGGCGTTGTCAGCGGCAGCGTGGCGGCGATCTTCATCGCGGCGATCCGCGAGGCGGTCCGGCTTGCCAGCATCGCCGGCAACGTTCCGGGCGGACAGTCGGTATTCGCCTACGCGGACCCGGCGACGATGCTTGGCGCGTCCGTCACATTCCTTGCCGGCGTCTTCGCGCTGCGCGTCGGTCTTCGCGGCAATGCGGCTTTTGCCAGTTCGGCGCCGCGCCGTATCCGCGGCAAACGCGCCGTGCATGGCGAGGCCGACTGGATGAAGGTGCAGGAGGCGGCAAAACTTTTCCCCGATCCCGGCGGCATCGTCGTCGGCGAACGGTACCGCGTCGATCGCGACAGCGTTGCGGCTGTGTCGTTCCGCGCCGACGATCCGTCGACCTGGGGCGCGGGAGGCAAGAGCCCGCTCCTATGCTTCGACGGCTCCTTTGGCTCCTCGCATGGCATCGTCTTCGCCGGATCCGGCGGTTTCAAGACGACGTCGGTCACGGTCCCGACCGCGCTCAAGTGGGGTGGCAGTCTCGTTGTCCTCGACCCGTCGAGCGAGGTCGCACCGATGGTATCGGAGCATCGCCGCAAGGCTGGCCGGAAGGTGATCATTCTCGATCCCTCGACGTCAGGCGTGGGCTTCAATGCGCTCGACTGGATCGGGCGACATGGCAGCACGAAAGAAGAGGACATCGTCGCCGTCGCAACGTGGATCATGACCGACAATCCCCGCTCGGCCTCTGCGCGCGACGACTTCTTTCGGGCGTCGGCCATGCAGCTTCTGACGGCTCTGATTGCCGACGTCTGGCTGTCCGGTCACACGGACGAGCAAGACCAGACGCTGCGCCGTGTGAGAGTCAATCTTTCCGAGCCGGAACCGAAGCTGCGGGCGCGTCTGACCAAGATCTACGAGCAGTCGGAATCGGACTTCGTGAAGGAGAATGTTTCGGTCTTCGTCAACATGACGCCTGAGACCTTTTCCGGGGTCTACGCCAATGCGGTGAAAGAAACCCACTGGCTATCTTATCCGAACTACGCCGCGCTCGTCTCAGGCGACAGTTTTTCGACCGACGATCTCGCCGAGGGCGGAACCGACATCTTCATAGCGCTCGATTTGAAGGTACTGGAAGCCCATCCCGGACTGGCGCGAGTGGTTATCGGATCGCTGCTCAATGCCATCTACAATCGAAATGGCGATGTGAAAGGTGGCGCGCTCTTCCTACTTGATGAGGTCGCCAGGCTCGGCTATCTGCGGATCTTAGAGACCGCCCGCGACGCCGGACGGAAATACGGCATCACGCTGACGATGATCTTCCAGTCCATCGGCCAGATGCGCGAGGCCTATGGCGGGCGGGACGCGACGAGCAAGTGGTTCGAATCCGCGTCGTGGATTTCGTTTGCCGCGATCAACGATCCTGATACTGCCGACTATATCTCGAAACGCTGCGGCGATACGACGGTCGAGGTGGACCAGACAAACCGCTCGTCAGGGATGAAGGGATCGTCGCGCTCACGTTCCCGGCAGCTCAGCCGCCGGCCGCTGATCCTGCCACATGAGGTGCTGCGCATGCGCGCTGACGAGCAGATCGTGTTCACATCGGGCAATCCGCCGCTCAGATGCGGACGCGCCATCTGGTTCCGTCGTGAGGATATGAGGACTTGTGTCGGTGAGAACAGGTTCCATCGTCCAGCCAAGGCGCAAACGATGCTGGAGTCTCGGCAAGCCGACCAAAAGTGA
- the traD gene encoding type IV conjugative transfer system coupling protein TraD yields MKAGLARLERMAKSMTSEARKKDSREKIELGGLIVKAGLRYEKRALLLGLLVDGGRRFKGDEEERSRLTAIGAEAFGRDGE; encoded by the coding sequence ATGAAGGCGGGTCTGGCGAGGCTTGAACGGATGGCAAAGTCGATGACGTCAGAAGCACGCAAGAAGGACTCCCGCGAAAAAATCGAGCTCGGCGGGCTGATCGTCAAGGCAGGACTGCGTTACGAAAAGCGGGCGCTGCTGCTCGGGCTGTTGGTCGACGGCGGCCGCCGGTTCAAGGGCGACGAAGAAGAGCGGTCACGCTTGACCGCCATCGGCGCGGAGGCCTTTGGTCGTGACGGTGAATAG
- a CDS encoding DUF4160 domain-containing protein, which translates to MRDVVWLTTDESHEGHGLTTGEQLDPVHRPYVEKVEQTKLRQGRVWTADKTRIRIKVKIPTRDRKLYNYSAWSRKNDGPKFAKLMGLSCVQTVAGLNASELERMMSMTATKEETWFLSFRPIVPEEFEEVLYRTEDGYVPYDFEQHGRRELEAVGIYAADEKALSELRDLLGSRHRYDRASAVVTCANLAMPANVVVRGGGINVAFNLVTLRVLEGSSGRYGEEIVAWIERHLNDLNEAWEKSRTQLISNS; encoded by the coding sequence TTGCGCGATGTCGTTTGGCTGACAACCGATGAAAGCCACGAAGGTCATGGGCTGACGACAGGAGAACAACTCGATCCGGTTCATCGTCCGTATGTCGAAAAGGTAGAGCAAACGAAGCTCCGCCAGGGTCGTGTCTGGACGGCTGATAAGACGCGCATCAGAATTAAGGTCAAAATTCCGACTCGGGATCGCAAGCTTTACAACTACTCCGCCTGGTCCCGAAAAAATGACGGTCCGAAATTCGCGAAGCTCATGGGCCTTTCCTGCGTTCAGACCGTCGCCGGTCTGAACGCCTCGGAGCTGGAAAGAATGATGTCGATGACAGCAACGAAGGAAGAGACATGGTTTCTTTCGTTTCGGCCCATTGTTCCCGAGGAATTTGAAGAAGTATTATACCGGACCGAAGACGGCTACGTGCCTTATGACTTCGAACAACACGGCCGTCGCGAGCTTGAGGCGGTTGGAATTTACGCCGCAGACGAAAAAGCTCTCTCCGAATTGCGCGATCTTCTCGGTTCTCGGCACAGATATGACCGCGCCAGCGCCGTTGTGACCTGCGCCAATCTTGCAATGCCAGCAAACGTTGTCGTTCGCGGCGGAGGAATCAACGTGGCATTCAACCTCGTGACCCTTAGAGTGCTCGAAGGTAGTTCCGGTCGATATGGGGAAGAGATTGTCGCCTGGATCGAGCGGCATCTCAATGACCTAAACGAGGCTTGGGAGAAGAGCAGGACGCAGCTCATCAGCAATTCGTGA